Proteins encoded together in one Gadus chalcogrammus isolate NIFS_2021 chromosome 18, NIFS_Gcha_1.0, whole genome shotgun sequence window:
- the LOC130371064 gene encoding zinc finger MYM-type protein 1-like — translation MLKFVQVGARDQDEDAEEEQPSCRSVDITTAPSQDDQQPSSSSLGTDPQRTTTSESTSVIESPSVCDNVETCVPPQTDPALWPPHVLDADRVEMVRRGPFKIPSDFNFPRGLDGRAFHSSLQFKTLTNGEKVKRSWLVYSQQANAVFCFACKLFSLKPIKLTADEGYSDWSNINSRLKSHECSSDHAQCMFKWRELDMRLQKKLTIDHQELTLPEAEKRKWRDVLKRLLAITLSLASRNLSFRGSSQCLYEPDNGNFLKEVELLASFDPVMENHLTRITDESSRTHYLGQQTQNEFIQIISSKVLQTIQTQIQEAKYFSIILDCTPDVSHKEQMSLIVRIVDLVPKPNIKEYFLGYMEVVETTGLNLSTVLLDKLKELNIPFDDCRGQSYDNGANMKGKKQGVQARLLQFNLRALFVPCAAHSMNLVIADAAKSSRDATGFFGYLQKLFCFFSGATQRWSILTKHVNLTVKSWSDVRWESRLMSVTAARSQIKEIRNALIEARETVNDPVAKIEAQALAEEVASFTFLICSVVWCEIVTSTNQVNKLLQSSSMQLDIAVRLIDNAKTSLSRYRHSGFPEAVSTAKDLCEAMNIEPELKEKRLRNTKRQFAYEAADEAFSDALKRLELRLLSEVFQN, via the exons ACCACCTCTGAAAGCACAAGTGTCATTGAGAGTCCATCAGTCTGTGACAATGTAGAGACCTGTGTGCCCCCTCAAACTGATCCTGCTCTTTGGCCGCCACATGTTTTAGATGCGGATCGCGTTGAAATGGTACGAAGAGGTCCATTTAAAATCCCATCAGATTTTAATTTTCCAAGGGGACTAGATGGCAGGGCATTTCATAGTAGCCTTCAATTCAAAACACTCAcaaatggagagaaagtcaAAAGAAGTTGGCTTGTTTACTCGCAACAAGCAAATGCCGTGTTCTGTTTTGCGTGTAAGCTTTTCAGCTTGAAACCCATTAAGCTGACTGCAGATGAGGGCTACAGTGACTGGTCCAACATTAACAGTAGACTAAAGAGTCATGAATGCAGCTCAGACCATGCCCAGTGCATGTTTAAATGGAGAGAACTGGACATGCgtttacaaaaaaaattaacaatagACCACCAGGAACTGACATTGCCGGAGGCAGAAAAAAGAAAGTGGCGAGATGTTCTCAAACGCCTACTTGCAATAACCCTATCTCTTGCCTCAAGGAATTTGTCATTCAGAGGCTCTTCACAGTGTCTGTATGAGCCAGACAATGGCAACTTCTTGAAGGAAGTGGAGCTTTTAGCCAGCTTTGATCCTGTGATGGAGAACCACCTGACCAGGATAACTGATGAAAGCTCCCGAACACATTATCTTGGACAACAGACACAAAATGAATTTATCCAGATCATCTCTTCCAAAGTATTACAAACCATCCAGACACAGATTCAGGAAGCAAAATATTTTTCAATTATTCTTGACTGTACACCTGATGTTAGCCACAAGGAACAAATGTCTCTCATCGTGCGCATTGTGGATTTGGTGCCAAAGCCAAATATCAAGGAGTATTTCCTTGGGTATATGGAGGTTGTTGAAACAACTGGCCTGAACCTGTCTACTGTCCTTCTAGACAAGTTGAAGGAACTCAACATTCCATTTGATGATTGCCGTGGTCAGTCCTATGACAATGGAGCAAACATGAAGGGGAAGAAGCAAGGAGTTCAAGCCCGACTGCTACAATTTAATTTGAGGGCGTTGTTTGTTCCTTGCGCAGCTCATTCCATGAATCTGGTCATAGCTGATGCTGCCAAGTCGTCCAGGGATGCCACTGGCTTTTTTGGATATTTGCAGAAGCTATTTTGCTTCTTCTCAGGAGCTACACAGCGATGGAGCATCTTGACAAAACACGTCAACCTGACTGTCAAATCATGGAGTGATGTGAGGTGGGAGAGCAGGCTTATGAGTGTCACAGCTGCCAGAAGCCAAATTAAAGAAATTAGAAATGCGCTCATCGAGGCTAGGGAAACAGTCAATGACCCAGTCGCAAAAATAGAGGCTCAAGCTCTAGCAGAAGAGGTGGCCTCTTTTACATTTCTGATCTGTTCTGTTGTCTGGTGTGAAATTGTTACGTCCACTAACCAAGTGAACAAACTTCTGCAGAGTAGTTCAATGCAGCTTGACATTGCTGTCAGGCTCATTGACAATGCCAAAACCTCCCTCTCCAGATACAGGCACTCTGGGTTTCCTGAGGCAGTGTCCACTGCCAAGGACCTTTGCGAGGCCATGAACATAGAGCCAGAGCTTAAGGAGAAAAGGCTCAGGAACACAAAAAGGCAGTTTGCATATGAGGCTGCTGACGAGGCCTTCAGTGATGCCCTCAAAAGGCTTGAG TTGCGTCTGCTGAGCGAAGTTTTTCAAAACTGA